A stretch of Shinella zoogloeoides DNA encodes these proteins:
- a CDS encoding cupin domain-containing protein, with the protein MSVDIGGRLRHLRMAHNLSQRELAKRAGVTNSTISLIESNASNPSVGALKRILDGIPIGLAEFFAYEPDRPKKAFYRADELVEIGKGPISFRQIGDNTFGRSLQILKECYQPGADTGKVPLVHDGEEGGIVLSGRLEVTVDDERRILGPGDAYYFESRRPHRFRCVGPVPCEVISACTPPTF; encoded by the coding sequence ATGTCGGTCGATATCGGAGGCAGGCTGCGCCATCTGCGCATGGCCCATAATCTCTCCCAGCGGGAACTGGCCAAGCGCGCCGGCGTCACCAATTCGACGATCTCGCTGATCGAATCGAACGCCTCCAACCCTTCGGTCGGCGCGCTGAAGCGCATCCTCGACGGCATCCCCATCGGCCTTGCCGAATTCTTCGCCTACGAGCCGGACCGGCCGAAAAAGGCGTTCTACCGGGCGGACGAACTGGTGGAGATCGGCAAGGGTCCCATCTCCTTCCGCCAGATCGGCGACAACACGTTTGGCCGCAGTCTGCAAATCCTCAAGGAATGCTACCAGCCCGGCGCCGACACGGGCAAGGTGCCGTTGGTCCACGATGGCGAGGAGGGGGGCATCGTCCTCTCGGGCCGCCTCGAAGTGACGGTCGACGACGAGCGCCGCATCCTTGGCCCCGGCGACGCCTACTATTTCGAAAGCCGCCGCCCGCATCGCTTCCGCTGCGTCGGCCCGGTGCCCTGCGAGGTGATCAGCGCCTGCACCCCGCCGACCTTCTGA
- a CDS encoding YegP family protein, which translates to MAHKFEIYKDKAGEFRVRFKYNSEIMFSTEGYTSKASAQNAIDSIKKNGPDAPVEDNTQA; encoded by the coding sequence ATGGCGCACAAGTTCGAGATCTACAAGGACAAGGCTGGCGAATTCCGTGTTCGCTTCAAGTACAACAGCGAGATCATGTTCTCCACGGAAGGCTATACCAGCAAGGCCAGCGCGCAGAACGCCATCGACTCCATCAAGAAGAACGGCCCCGACGCGCCTGTCGAGGACAATACGCAGGCCTGA
- a CDS encoding Ppx/GppA phosphatase family protein, producing MNDPDSGEKPSVSGARDAGNTGRPKRSRRRKGKQKGATSPSAVSVPAGQAAGSSEPAERPQAANSGINARRNKRRRHGKSPGGENVRPLAPVGQREAPHEQRQADGHKARRKHRGKKSAARAVPTVAEAAGLLPTIDLIAEQRPAPAAEPRREFAPAQRMADREHYEAPLYAALDLGTNNCRLLIAQPTRPGQFRVVDAFSRIVRLGEGLAARGRLSDEAMDRSVEALKICAAKLKNRNIRRSRLIATEACRAADNGEVFLERVREETGLELEIINRETEARLAVSGCSSLVGREAKSVVLFDIGGGSSEIAVIRIGDNRSSRLANHITHWTSLPVGVVTLSERHGGRDVTPESFAGMVSEVEGMLANFDCPGESAHAPEDFHLIGTSGTVTTLAGVHLDLPRYDRRRVDGVWLSDDEVTAMQARLLSWDFSARAANPCIGPDRADLVLAGCAILEAIRKRWPSRRMRVADRGLREGLLTDMMADDGVWRRGRHRRNHRGGHRNPAKPEGQAS from the coding sequence GTGAACGACCCCGACAGCGGCGAAAAGCCGTCCGTTTCCGGGGCGCGAGATGCGGGCAATACGGGGCGGCCGAAGCGGTCGCGCCGTCGCAAGGGAAAGCAGAAGGGCGCGACCAGTCCCTCTGCCGTTTCCGTGCCCGCAGGCCAGGCGGCCGGTTCGTCCGAGCCCGCCGAGCGCCCCCAGGCCGCAAACAGCGGCATCAATGCGCGCCGGAACAAGCGACGCAGGCACGGCAAGAGTCCGGGCGGCGAGAACGTGCGCCCGCTCGCGCCCGTCGGCCAGCGCGAGGCCCCCCACGAGCAGCGTCAGGCGGATGGCCACAAGGCCCGCCGCAAGCATCGCGGCAAGAAGTCGGCGGCACGCGCCGTGCCGACCGTGGCGGAGGCTGCCGGCCTTCTGCCGACGATCGACCTGATTGCGGAACAGCGACCCGCGCCGGCGGCCGAGCCGCGGCGCGAATTCGCGCCTGCCCAGCGCATGGCCGATCGCGAGCATTACGAAGCGCCGCTTTATGCCGCGCTCGACCTCGGCACCAACAATTGCCGCCTGCTCATCGCCCAGCCGACCCGGCCGGGCCAGTTCCGCGTCGTCGATGCCTTCTCGCGCATCGTGCGCCTCGGCGAGGGGCTTGCGGCGCGCGGCCGGCTTTCCGACGAGGCGATGGACCGCTCCGTCGAGGCGCTGAAAATCTGCGCCGCCAAGCTGAAGAACCGCAACATCCGCCGCAGCCGCCTCATCGCGACGGAAGCCTGCCGCGCGGCGGACAACGGCGAGGTCTTTCTTGAGCGCGTGCGCGAAGAGACCGGGCTGGAACTCGAAATCATCAATCGCGAAACCGAGGCGCGGCTTGCGGTCTCCGGCTGCTCGTCGCTGGTCGGCCGCGAGGCGAAATCCGTCGTGCTCTTCGATATCGGCGGCGGCTCCTCGGAAATCGCGGTCATCCGCATCGGCGACAACCGCTCCAGCCGCCTTGCCAACCACATCACGCACTGGACCTCGCTGCCGGTGGGCGTCGTCACGCTCTCCGAACGCCATGGCGGGCGCGACGTGACGCCGGAAAGCTTTGCCGGCATGGTCTCCGAAGTCGAGGGCATGCTCGCGAATTTCGACTGCCCGGGCGAAAGCGCCCATGCGCCGGAGGATTTCCACCTCATCGGCACGTCCGGCACGGTGACGACGCTGGCGGGCGTGCATCTCGACCTGCCGCGTTACGACCGCCGCCGCGTCGACGGCGTATGGCTCTCGGACGACGAGGTCACGGCCATGCAGGCTCGGCTGCTCTCCTGGGATTTCTCCGCCCGCGCGGCCAATCCCTGCATCGGACCGGACCGGGCGGACCTCGTTCTCGCCGGCTGCGCCATCCTCGAGGCGATCCGCAAGCGCTGGCCCTCGCGCCGCATGCGCGTCGCCGACCGCGGCTTGCGCGAGGGCCTGCTCACCGACATGATGGCCGATGACGGCGTCTGGCGCCGTGGCCGCCATCGCCGCAACCATCGCGGCGGCCATCGCAATCCGGCAAAGCCCGAAGGACAGGCGTCATGA
- a CDS encoding RlmE family RNA methyltransferase, with protein MTKTPIGRKLGQKVKKGKLKASSRRWLERHINDPYVQRAKLEGYRARAAFKLLEIDEKHNILGGARRIIDLGAAPGSWSQIAAKVTGSTDTDPRVAAIDFLEMDPLPGVHILQMDFLDPDAPQKLIEAVGGTPNLVISDMAAPTTGHRQTDHLRTMHLCEVAAHFAVEVLAEGGHFLAKTFQGGTERDLLNMLKQNFKQVIHVKPGASRAESVEMFLLAKGFKGRKAKDDAAEETEEA; from the coding sequence ATGACCAAGACCCCCATCGGCCGCAAGCTCGGCCAGAAGGTCAAGAAGGGCAAGCTCAAGGCCTCTTCCCGCCGCTGGCTGGAGCGCCATATCAACGATCCCTATGTGCAGCGCGCCAAGCTGGAGGGCTATCGCGCCCGCGCGGCCTTCAAGCTGCTGGAGATCGACGAGAAGCATAACATCCTCGGCGGCGCCCGGCGCATCATCGACCTTGGCGCGGCGCCCGGGAGCTGGTCGCAGATCGCCGCCAAGGTGACGGGCTCGACGGATACGGACCCGCGCGTCGCCGCCATCGACTTCCTGGAGATGGATCCGCTGCCGGGCGTGCACATCCTCCAGATGGACTTCCTCGATCCCGATGCGCCGCAAAAGCTCATCGAGGCCGTCGGCGGCACGCCGAACCTCGTGATCTCCGACATGGCCGCGCCCACCACCGGCCACCGCCAGACGGACCACCTGCGCACCATGCACCTGTGCGAGGTCGCCGCGCATTTCGCCGTCGAGGTTCTGGCCGAGGGCGGGCATTTCCTCGCAAAAACCTTCCAGGGCGGCACGGAACGCGACCTGCTGAACATGCTCAAGCAGAATTTCAAGCAGGTCATCCATGTGAAGCCCGGTGCCTCGCGCGCCGAATCGGTGGAAATGTTCCTGCTCGCCAAGGGCTTCAAGGGCCGCAAGGCGAAAGACGACGCGGCGGAAGAAACCGAGGAAGCCTGA
- a CDS encoding VOC family protein, with the protein MLLYTTVGTNDLPRAGRFYDAALSPLGYIRQRQAPGEIGYAADGDVRCRFWVVEPFNREPATFGNGVTIALVAPNRAAVDAFHAAALAAGGTDEGAPGLRPFHASFYAAFVRDHDGNKIAAVCEKPE; encoded by the coding sequence ATGCTTCTCTATACGACCGTCGGCACCAATGACCTTCCCCGCGCCGGCCGCTTCTACGACGCGGCCCTGTCGCCCCTCGGCTATATCCGGCAGAGGCAAGCCCCGGGCGAGATCGGCTATGCGGCGGACGGGGACGTGCGCTGTCGCTTCTGGGTGGTCGAGCCGTTCAATCGCGAACCGGCTACCTTCGGCAATGGCGTCACCATCGCGCTCGTCGCGCCGAACCGCGCGGCCGTAGACGCCTTCCACGCCGCGGCGCTTGCCGCCGGCGGCACGGACGAGGGCGCACCGGGCCTGCGCCCGTTCCATGCCAGCTTCTACGCCGCCTTCGTCCGCGACCATGACGGCAACAAGATCGCCGCCGTCTGCGAAAAGCCTGAATAG
- a CDS encoding DHA2 family efflux MFS transporter permease subunit, whose product MNRIVPLILAVALFMEQMDSTVISTSLPAIAADLGVGPITLKLALTAYMVSLATFIPLSGWMADRFGAKRIFRLAILVFVAGSILCAISGSLLAFVVSRFLQGMGGAMMTPVARLVLVRSTSRSELVSAMALLTIPALVGPLAGPPLGGFITTYFSWHWIFLINVPVGILGYVLSGIYLPEIQAAAPPPLDGKGFLLSAVAASGTMFGLSVVSLPALPPIIGIAATVVGLICAVLYVRHARRHPAPLLDLKLFHDSAFRAAAIGGTLFRISVGAVPFLMPLMLQVGFGLSPFQSGLVTFTGAIGAITTKVIAKRVLTFAGFRSTLIAASIFGAALTFVNGLFTPATPFWFMAGVLLVAGFVRSFFFTSVNALSFADIADADASKATSMSAVLQQMSLAMGVAVAGAILEIETLLSGTHLELRDFQTAFMIISALTLTAAIPFLAMAKNTGATVSGHRMAAPEAETTAVK is encoded by the coding sequence ATGAACCGTATCGTCCCCCTCATCCTCGCCGTCGCGCTCTTCATGGAGCAGATGGATTCCACCGTCATCTCCACCTCGCTGCCGGCCATCGCGGCCGATCTCGGGGTCGGGCCAATCACGCTGAAGCTGGCGCTGACCGCCTACATGGTGTCGCTCGCCACCTTCATTCCGCTGAGCGGCTGGATGGCGGACCGCTTCGGGGCCAAGCGCATCTTCCGCCTCGCCATCCTCGTCTTCGTCGCCGGCTCCATCCTCTGCGCCATCTCCGGCAGCCTTCTCGCCTTCGTCGTCTCGCGCTTCCTGCAAGGCATGGGCGGGGCGATGATGACACCCGTCGCACGCCTCGTGCTGGTGCGCAGCACCTCGCGTTCCGAACTCGTCTCGGCCATGGCGCTGCTGACCATCCCCGCGCTCGTCGGCCCGCTCGCCGGCCCGCCGCTCGGCGGCTTCATCACCACCTATTTCTCCTGGCACTGGATCTTCCTGATCAACGTGCCGGTCGGCATCCTCGGCTATGTGCTTTCCGGCATCTACCTGCCGGAGATCCAGGCCGCCGCGCCACCGCCGCTCGACGGCAAGGGTTTCCTCCTCAGCGCCGTCGCCGCCTCCGGCACGATGTTCGGCCTGTCCGTCGTCAGCCTGCCCGCGCTGCCGCCGATCATCGGCATCGCCGCGACCGTCGTCGGCCTCATTTGCGCCGTGCTCTATGTCCGCCACGCCCGGCGCCATCCGGCCCCGCTGCTCGATCTGAAGCTCTTCCACGACAGCGCCTTCCGCGCCGCCGCCATCGGCGGCACGCTGTTCCGCATCTCCGTCGGGGCGGTGCCCTTCCTGATGCCGCTGATGCTGCAGGTCGGCTTCGGCCTGTCGCCGTTCCAGTCCGGCCTCGTCACCTTCACGGGCGCCATCGGCGCGATCACCACCAAGGTCATCGCCAAGCGCGTGCTGACCTTCGCCGGCTTCCGCAGCACGCTGATCGCCGCCAGCATCTTCGGCGCGGCGCTGACCTTCGTGAACGGCCTCTTCACACCAGCCACACCCTTCTGGTTCATGGCCGGCGTGCTGCTGGTCGCCGGCTTCGTGCGGTCCTTCTTCTTCACCAGCGTGAACGCCCTCTCCTTCGCCGACATCGCGGACGCGGACGCCAGCAAGGCGACGTCGATGAGCGCCGTGCTTCAGCAGATGAGCCTTGCCATGGGCGTGGCAGTGGCCGGCGCCATCCTCGAAATCGAGACATTATTGAGCGGCACGCATCTGGAACTGCGGGATTTCCAGACCGCGTTCATGATCATCTCCGCCCTCACGCTGACCGCCGCCATCCCCTTCCTCGCCATGGCGAAGAACACGGGCGCAACGGTTTCCGGCCACCGCATGGCGGCACCGGAAGCGGAAACGACGGCGGTGAAGTAG
- a CDS encoding MBL fold metallo-hydrolase encodes MGDHSTISRRSLFLAAGVATMAAPLVLNRAAALAQTESDATDMRVRPLETRSLKLGSFRILTVRDGMRPSGAPNETFGTDQSADAVGALLKENFLPADSFVNSFTPALVDTGSEVVLFDTGMGEGGRDAGMGRLVEGLKYAGYTPDQISVVVITHMHGDHIGGLMEGGKPTFPNARYVTGRTEYDFWVNPARMGTPAEQGHQGVLAKVQPLAEKLTFIENDGEVVPGITGLDAFGHSPGHMIFRIESEGKAMMLTADTANHFVLSLQQPDWEVRFDMDKAQAAATRRKVFDMIATDRLAFIGYHMPFPAVGFVEKAGPGYRFVPVSYQFDL; translated from the coding sequence ATGGGAGACCATTCCACAATCTCGCGCCGCTCCTTGTTCCTGGCCGCGGGCGTCGCCACTATGGCCGCGCCGCTGGTGCTGAACCGCGCGGCCGCCCTAGCGCAAACGGAAAGCGACGCCACGGACATGCGCGTAAGACCGCTGGAGACCCGCAGCCTCAAGCTCGGCAGCTTCCGCATCCTGACGGTGCGCGACGGCATGCGCCCTTCCGGCGCGCCGAACGAGACCTTCGGCACCGACCAGTCCGCCGATGCGGTCGGCGCGCTGCTCAAGGAGAATTTCCTGCCGGCCGATTCCTTCGTCAACAGCTTCACCCCGGCGCTGGTGGATACCGGGTCCGAGGTCGTGCTGTTCGATACGGGGATGGGCGAGGGTGGGCGCGACGCCGGCATGGGCCGGCTCGTCGAGGGCCTGAAATATGCCGGCTACACGCCGGACCAGATCTCCGTCGTCGTCATCACCCACATGCACGGCGACCATATCGGCGGGCTGATGGAAGGCGGCAAGCCGACCTTCCCGAACGCACGCTATGTCACCGGCCGCACGGAATACGATTTCTGGGTCAATCCCGCGCGTATGGGAACGCCGGCCGAGCAGGGGCATCAGGGCGTGCTCGCCAAGGTGCAGCCGCTCGCCGAAAAGCTCACCTTCATCGAGAACGATGGCGAGGTCGTGCCCGGCATCACCGGTCTCGATGCTTTCGGTCATTCGCCCGGCCACATGATCTTCCGTATCGAATCGGAGGGCAAAGCGATGATGCTGACGGCCGATACCGCCAACCATTTCGTCCTCTCGCTCCAGCAGCCCGACTGGGAGGTGCGCTTCGATATGGACAAGGCGCAGGCGGCCGCGACGCGCAGGAAGGTGTTCGACATGATCGCCACCGACAGGCTCGCCTTCATCGGTTACCACATGCCGTTCCCCGCCGTGGGCTTCGTGGAAAAGGCCGGGCCGGGCTATCGCTTCGTTCCCGTGAGCTATCAGTTCGATTTGTGA